One genomic segment of Manis javanica isolate MJ-LG chromosome 7, MJ_LKY, whole genome shotgun sequence includes these proteins:
- the NTPCR gene encoding cancer-related nucleoside-triphosphatase isoform X3 yields MALHVFLTGPPGVGKTTLIQKASEVLKSSGIPVDGFYTEEVRQGGRRIGFDVVTLSGPRGLLSRVGLELLPGKRECRVGQYVVDLTSFEQLALPVLRNVPTVAQGRECVSSMRLGKWSSSVSPSSRLFIRHWPPQGLWSLARFQYLKENRWPLWKK; encoded by the exons ATGGCCCTGCACGTCTTCCTGACGGGGCCCCCAG gagtTGGAAAAACAACATTGATCCAGAAAGCCAGTGAGGTTTTAAAGTCCTCTGGTATACCTGTCGATGGATTTTATACAGAAGAAGTcagacagggagggagaagaataGGATTTGATGTTGTCACATTATCTGGCCCACGGGGGCTTTTGTCTAGAGTTGG GTTAGAACTTCTGCCTGGAAAACGTGAATGCAGAGTTGGCCAGTATGTAGTGGATCTGACTTCCTTCGAGCAGTTGGCACTTCCTGTCTTGAGGAAT GTCCCAACAGTGGCCCAGGGCAGAGAGTGTGTGTCATCGATGAGATTGGGAAAATGGAGCTCTTCAGTCAGCCCTTCATCCAGGCTGTTCATCAGACACTGGCCACCCCAGGGACTGTGGTCCTTGGCACGATTCCAATACCTAAAGGAAAACCGCTGGCCTTTGTGGAAGAAATAA